The DNA sequence AGGTGAGAGAGTGGGAATTTGTTGGAggagtgaaaagaaaaaggattatgtttcaaaatatttcaaagaattGGGTAACGTGAGAGAGTGAGAATTTTTTGACCCACGCACGAAAATGAACTCGCACTTTCATCTGCCACATTGTTCagcttttaattaaattcaaaaaagaaaatataatagaatGTGCACATAAGGTGGTAaggaaaatagtaaaaattagtagtCATTTGATATTTTCCTACTGATATTAGTTTGGTGAGAGAAGAGATTATATGTGTAGCGCGTTGAAGGGAAGAAAAAGTGAGTTTGATGGTAAAGGAATTTATTGATTGATATGTTACCCAAAACTGGTGAACATATATACATGTAGGGCAACCCTCGATCGAACTTGATTTCGATCAGATTCATACAAAtaaccaataaataaatatatataaaacccTATACCCCTCAAAGAAGATACTCTCTAATAAACAATGCTTGCATGACGCATGCATGTGTGATTACACCGTGGTAGTTTTAACGATGGTGTTGAGGACGGTGACGCAATTGCCACTCAACTGGAAGAGCGTGGTGGCCTCCTGGCGGAAGGGCATTTCGACGCCGGGAGACTCGGTGTAAGCGTCGTCGCAGCTGGATTTGTAAGAAATCACGGCGCTCATTTTGCGATAAGCCTCCATCACGTTCATTTGAACCACCATATTCAAAGCTTCCTTTATGCTGTCCAACATGTCATCGTACTGAGTCTTGCAGATGTTGAGTGCGTCCAAGGCCTCCTTTGCGGTGGCGGGATCTTCCAACTGCTTGGAGATGGAAGCGGCGATCTCGCTGGCCTTCTGGAGGGTGGCGTTGATCTCGCCCTCCACTGCTCTCACGGGGTCGAAGTTACCGGCGAGGACGGGGGCGATGGTATCCACACAGAGCGCCGGGTTATCGGTGCCGCTGCAGAATTGTGTAAGCTCAAGGGGGACAGGTGCGGCTAGAAGGTGGCGGGCGGAGGCGGCGGTGGATAGGAGGAGGCAAGAGAGTGCTCCGATGAGGATAAGGGTTTTATTGAATCTGAACTGATCCATTGTCTCTCCTCCTTGATAGAAGTGCGTCTTCTTCTTAGGGTAGAGAagcgtcttcttcttcttggagAAAGAGACAACGGATCAAATCGGGTTGCATTTTGTTCCAGGTATGGACGGGCTTTTATAGCTCATGTTTTCCATCATTTGCCTTCTTCTCCACACAAAACCACCGGCTCACCCCGTAAAACTCACCTATATGCACTAATCAACTTATGATTTTCGTATGTTTCCTTCTAAACGGACCCTAAATTAGGGCTTGAATAGTAACTAAATTTGCCCATAGACTTCGGTTTACCAAACTTTTAAttatgcttttaattttttttttaattatatacagTTCAAaaccttttaattaaatatctaatcaCTAACATTGCAAAAAATTCCTTAAACACTACTTGTGTTGTGTGACATTCTGGCGTCGACACCCTAATTCCCCTctcaattttctctttcaaaatgataaaatattatatcaataataaatataatgaaaaattgaaacagaataataatatatgtaattattagatgattttataaaatataaaagttgttAAACATATCATAATGGGAGATCATGACTGATAACTACACTAAGTAATCATTATAACATTTAGCTTCGTGATAGCAGTACAATGGGAACACAATGTCCATCTTTTAAACTCAAGAAATGTTTATATCGACTTTGttttaatgtaaattattataatattatgctAGTATTTATATTTGACACAGAgtgataataatgaaaaaaaaaagtattatttacatttttaaattatatataaaagtggtacatcaataaaaatttaattacaaaattatagaaTTGTAGAAACTTTGTTTAAAAGCTTGACAAAACTTCAAAGGCCtacttaataatttaaactaaaacaaaaattttgaggCCAAATTCACGAGAGAAGTGGTTAATAATCGGCTTAGATCCATTGATGTACCATTGAGAAAGGATAGGAGGCGTATTCTTCACGTTTGGATAattgcttaaaaaaattatatgacatCAATAATTACCATTTGACAGtctattataaaaatgaaatagtcctaagaaaaataaacttttgtatttacaaagagaaaataaaataaaagatactaaaaaaatagtattaaatggGAGTAAaagttttttgaattttcaaagTATTAAATGGTTATGTGCAAAGATGCAAATACCTCGGGTGGTATTCAACACAATTATATCTTTCAATTTCGGCCACTGTCCACTCACAGCAACGAAAGAAAGACAAGATTGATATTATGAAATTCATTATGcctttcttttaacaaattgtTATATGTATTTTGTCTAGACATACATGTTGAAGATCCACTTACAAGAGTGTTAAGCACAAACAAATGATTCACATAATCAAATTATGTGTACATGCATGTTATCAATATTAGATTTTTAACTGATTATGTAATTGACCATAATAGATTATGCCTCTACCAATAATCAATTATGATTTGTTCAAAACTTGCTTACTCTATACATGGTATTAATTTAAGGAAATAAGGTAAacctactttttaaattatcaaattatattgatatttaatatatttgaaacatggataaaaaatatgaaatgcaatttaaaatgtgttttatatttgcaaatttaacgtctagttcttactttttttatttgtaattttttattatactttaattttttttaattgatatatgaatatatatatatatatatatatatatataattaactttcaacttttaagtaatttcttaatattttttttaatttcacaaaATAGTTATTCCATAGTTAATCaccattatattatttatttatatttttaaaacttaattaagttttaaatccTTCATAGATGTGTGCATTTTTAATTGTGCCTCTATAATACTCGGTTCTAATTTTGTTGATTAATTGAGTGACTtaactcaattgaaaaatataaagttttgattattcaataaaacaacaaaaggaACTCAATTAAAATACACACATTTATAAGAgacttgaaatttaattaagtctTTTTTAAGACTTGAAGTCATATCTGGAggtttattcaatttgatctttaattttctttttatcatgaATTCAATCCGTAATGTTTAATGTGTCCATTCTCTTGAATTGATATTAACATCGTTTTGGAAGTCTTCTCTCTAAGGAACTCGCTTTTGCTCGGTGAAACAACCTCCCCCAAGCCCCATCGTAGGGCCACACAAAAGTAGTGAAACAACACCGTCATACTGCTCTAGACCACCACCTTCTCCTCGTACTGTGTCCGGCCCAACGTCCAATGCAACGTCGCCAACATTGCAGTAGAGCTCCACCTTCCCGTCGTGCCTGAAGGAGAAAAGCGTTCCCATCACAGCCTGGCCCAATTTCTCCTCCAGACTCCTAACCGTAGCGATGAACATAATAggggaaaagaagaaagagtttGGAGAACTTGATCCAATTAATTCGCATTAGGGCACTCCGGAAGCTTAAGCTCCTTTTTCTTCCTCCCACTATTGATGTTACAAATCATCGCTATTGGGGACGCAATTGGCTTGCCACAATTTCAAACAATGACAGATTTCCTTGAGAGCTCGAAAATGTGACGTTTGACCTTGATCGTGATAAGGGATGATGAAGATGAGGCCAAAGCCattctgttttcttcttctcGGCAAAAGGTAACAATTTGATTGATATCTGATGTAACTCAAACTATGTCGCCAGAGTTGAAGCGGAAGGAAATTGACAGAAATCCAAAATAAACTTGAAATCGACCCATGATTCGCCCCATGTTTTCCTCTCACTGGAAAGTAAACAAACATACACAAATCGCAGCTAATGCAGAAAACTGACGCTCATGGTGCCACTTAGAGTTCACGAAACTGTACGAGGAAATTCACCCAAACTTTCATGGGATCGATACTATGCCCTCTCAGTGGCTACTACAATATACTACGAGAATTGATCACAGTGAAGCTATGCggatatatatatttataattaaaaaggcTTTTGATGCCAATCTGTAAAAACAATCTAGATTACACATATATACAAAATTCATCCACACGTGAAAACACTGTCTCGTAGGGGAGGAAAGGATGGTGGTTTACCGAGGAGGATGGCAAAAGAAAGAATCCTCTCTAATCAGCAACAACACCACCAGTTATGTTTTCCACCTTCAGCTATGGGAAAGAAAACTTCTCAAAAATCATGGTGTGAAAACCTTGGGGTACACATTCATGGTTAGCTTGTTCTTCCAAGCATTTTCATCGTCCTTCATGAAGATCTTCCGAGAAAACAGCCGTCCTCGAAATGTTGTCATGGTCAAAGGCACTTAGACCAGAGTAAGGACCCGAAGAAAACATTGAAGAAGTCCCATCAGACTCATACGTGGTAGAAGACTGTCTCATGTTGGGTCGTGTGATTGATGAGGTTAACACAGGATCATGACTTTCTGTGATCCGCTGCACCATTTTAAGTGACTGTACCACTTCACCCATTGTAGGTCGTTGGCTTGCTTCAGGAGCAACACAGGCTGCAGCAATAGTGCAAACACGTACAAAATCTTCTTTTGGATACCTTCCCCCAAGCCTTGGATCAGCAAGTTCTTCCAATCGATCCTTATCCCTAAGAATAGGTCTTGCCTGAAAGGGATAACCACGTAATTAGTGTATAATCAACATAAAACTccaaatgaaaattttgaactcaGCGAGGGAATGCCAAGGTATGAGTCTAACCCATGTAACAAGGTTCTCTTGTCCAGTTGGCTGTGACATATCCACTGGTTTCCTTCCGGTCAACAGTTCCAGCAAGACAACCCCATAACTATAAACGTCACTTTTAACAAGAAGATGCCCAGTCATAGCATACTCAGGAGCTACATACCTacataaaaatttgatttcatcttaaaactaaattaaatggAAATAATTAGTATAATACAAGAAAGAATAGAATGAGACTAACCCAAATGTGCCCATGACTCGAGTAGATAGATAATTGGCCCTGCCTTCAGGTGCCTGTTTAGCTAGACCAAAATCTGCAACTTTAGCATTAAAGTTGTTCTCAAGTAATATGTTGGATGCCTTGAAATCTCTGTGTATAACACAAGGCTGTGAATCTTCGTGCAGGTATGCAAGTCCTCTTGCAGCATCAAGGGCAATCTTCATTCTAGTGTCCCAATCCAAAGGGCAATTTATTCCCAGGGGACCTAGGACAAGTCAGGGCCAGTTTCAATTAAGCATAATATAATAGTTTCAGAAACAACACTGTTGTAAAAAACACGTACAAGACGACAAAGCTGATATGAGAAGCTATATTACCATGAAGCCAAGCCTCTAAACTTCCATTCGGAACAAGCTCATAGCAAAGTAGATTTTGTGATGAGTCACGATTACTATAGTATCCCACTAGTTTTACAAGGTTACGATGATGCAGCCGACTAAGCATCTCAACTTCAACCAAAAATTCTTTGTCACCCTGTTGCCCTCCACTAGTAAGCCTCTTAATTGCAACAGCAGTTCCATCATTCAAGACACCTTTAAAAACTCTAC is a window from the Vigna unguiculata cultivar IT97K-499-35 chromosome 7, ASM411807v1, whole genome shotgun sequence genome containing:
- the LOC114191317 gene encoding uncharacterized protein LOC114191317 → MDQFRFNKTLILIGALSCLLLSTAASARHLLAAPVPLELTQFCSGTDNPALCVDTIAPVLAGNFDPVRAVEGEINATLQKASEIAASISKQLEDPATAKEALDALNICKTQYDDMLDSIKEALNMVVQMNVMEAYRKMSAVISYKSSCDDAYTESPGVEMPFRQEATTLFQLSGNCVTVLNTIVKTTTV